The following proteins come from a genomic window of Trifolium pratense cultivar HEN17-A07 linkage group LG4, ARS_RC_1.1, whole genome shotgun sequence:
- the LOC123924281 gene encoding zinc finger protein ZOP1 produces MTEYWVSQGNKWCDVCKIYISNNPSSIRNHELGTRHKENVTKRLANMRKENAAKDKEHKETASALEQIEARAQRSYQKDMAKFEEVKESHELDSQLEWEFDSTSGYYYHKTNGFCYDQKSGFYYSDAIGKWVTHDEAYASPHFASNAGRNVPSGKKGSIISQSKSVDTKPNIHHNVALPLRVNPMRQAKAAASSLAVGKRKRPNEKPKVVSEEEKQALKAREAARKRVEQREKPMLGLYSKPY; encoded by the exons ATGACTGAG TACTGGGTAAGTCAGGGAAACAAATGGTGTGATGTCtgcaaaatttatatatcaaacAACCCTTCCAGCATCAGAAATCATGAGCTTGGAACACGCCACAAGGAAAATGTTACCAAGCGGCTTGCTAATATGAGAAAAGAGAATGCTGCTAAAGATAAAGAACACAAGGAAACAGCTAGTGCCCTTGAACAAATCGAAGCT AGAGCACAACGTAGCTATCAAAAGGATATGGCGAAGTTTGAGGAAGTCaaagaatcacatgaattggATTCGCAACTTG AATGGGAGTTTGACAGCACTTCAGGCTATTACTACCATAAAACAAATGGATTTTGCTATGATCAAAAGTCGGGATTTTACTATTCTGATGCAATCG GCAAGTGGGTGACCCATGATGAAGCATATGCCTCACCTCACTTTGCATCAAATGCTGGGCGGAATGTACCATCTGGAAAAAAGGGCTCCATAATTTCACAATCCAAATCAGTTGACACCAAACCAAATATACATCATAATGTAGCTTTACCTCTTAGAGTGAATCCCATGAGACAAGCAAAAGCTGCCGCGTCATCTCTTGCTGTCGGTAAGAGAAAGAGACCCAATGAAAAACCAAAGGTTGTCTCGGAAGAAGAAAAACAAGCTCTCAAGGCAAGAGAGGCTGCAAGGAAAAGAGTGGAACAGAGGGAGAAACCTATGCTTGGGCTTTACAGCAAGCCTTACTAA
- the LOC123924282 gene encoding uncharacterized protein LOC123924282, with translation MEVMAPVAAAPFSVDFNFDSNSSSPYITAPSSPQRFANNFFFSAPTSPSRVSPLFPAQSSHPEPNHSHNNNYSLGNDDDFAFDFSGNLQRDSLSAADELFHGGKIRPLKPPQRFHSGDIPISPTQKKNTVYDHDHERDLDQFEAAIEEKLRYKEEKRGRERVLSSGRKGSRSLSPLRVSDIVENSEDVSVSVSSSTSNMKSFLSFTKGYRKWRIRDFLLFRSASEGRANEKDPLRKYTALSKKSAAAAEDDVRNSSFRSTEGSGSFSRRRGPVSAHELHYTLNRAANEELKKKTFLPYKRGLLGCLGSNHHRMDQISRGIGSLPRS, from the coding sequence ATGGAGGTAATGGCACCAGTTGCAGCAGCACCTTTTTCTGTAGATTTTAACTTTGACAGCAACTCTTcttctccatacatcactgcTCCTTCTTCCCCTCAACGTTTTGCCAATAACTTCTTCTTCAGTGCTCCCACTAGCCCATCTCGTGTTTCTCCTCTTTTTCCAGCTCAATCCTCTCACCCTGAACCTAACCACAGCCACAACAATAACTACAGTTTAGGTAACGATGATGATTTCGCGTTCGATTTCAGTGGTAATCTTCAAAGAGACTCTCTTTCTGCCGCGGATGAACTCTTCCACGGTGGAAAGATTCGTCCCTTGAAACCCCCTCAACGGTTTCATTCCGGCGACATACCAATTTCTCCCACCCAAAAGAAAAACACAGTTTATGATCATGATCATGAGAGAGATTTGGATCAATTTGAAGCTGCAATTGAAGAAAAACTAAGATACAAAGAAGAGAAAAGAGGAAGAGAGAGGGTTCTATCTTCTGGTAGAAAAGGAAGCAGATCATTATCCCCTCTGAGAGTCTCTGACATAGTGGAAAATTCCGAAGATGTTTCTGTTTCTGTTTCTTCTTCCACAAGTAACATGAAATCGTTTTTGTCATTCACAAAAGGGTACAGAAAATGGAGAATAAGAGATTTTCTATTATTTAGGAGTGCTTCTGAAGGAAGAGCAAATGAGAAAGATCCTTTGAGAAAGTACACAGCTTTGTCGAAAAAAAGTGCAGCTGCGGCCGAAGATGATGTTAGGAACTCTAGTTTCCGGTCTACTGAAGGTTCTGGCTCATTTTCAAGGCGGCGTGGACCGGTTTCGGCTCATGAATTGCATTATACGCTTAACCGGGCTGCTAATGAAGAGTTGAAGAAAAAAACTTTCTTGCCTTATAAGAGAGGTTTGTTAGGTTGTTTGGGGTCTAATCATCATCGAATGGATCAGATTTCGAGGGGAATCGGGTCTCTCCCACGTTCATAA